Below is a genomic region from Marinicella rhabdoformis.
CAATCATCGAAATCTTTGCAGCCGATTTAGAACCCATCAATTCCATCGCAGAAGCTGGCGCACCAATAAAGGTCAAGCCTGCATCAGCCACTGCTTTGGCGAATGTGGCTCGCTCTGACAAAAAGCCATAACCCGGATGAATCGCGTCGGCGCCGGTGTCTTTGGCCGCTTGTATGATTTTCTCGATATTCAGGTAAGAATCTGCCAGAACAACCGATCCCAAACAAACCGCTTCATCCGCCATTGCCACATGCTTGGCATGACGGTCTGCTTCAGAATAAACGGCCACTGTGGCAATGTTCAAACGGCGACAGGTTTGCATTATTCGAACGGCGATTTCACCACGGTTGGCGATGAGTATTTTTTTAATGGTGTGCATTTTTGAGGAATTCGTCTTTGAAGCGCTCATGAAAGTTTACCGAAAAACAAAGCCGAACATTATACCCGATGTTGTCAAGTTTAAGAAAGGCGTGTATTGGCAAACTACCGCTATTCCAACCAAATAAAGGCGAGCGTAACCTCCCATAACGTCATTCCAGCCAAGCCTTAGCGAGTGCAGGAATCTCCAACCCATACTGCCTTTTCCTGTTGAGCCAAAGACCCAGCCTATTGGCCTTGAACACTGCGTGTTGTTTGCTTCGCAAATGAGTCTCCCCCCTTCGCGGGAGTGACGGACTGAGTGGTAAAAAACAGCATTCTCAACAACCTCTAGCGCCACAGCGAGAGATACTGGAATTATGTGTAACGAGTTCTCATGGAGCCAATCGCTCAACCTGCCAATCACCCTCACCTGCTTTCTTAAAACGAAAGCGGTCATGTAAGCGACTGGCCCTGCCCTGCCAGAATTCATATTGTTGCGGCTTGATTCTGTAACCACCCCAGGCATCGGGTAATGGGATTTCACCTTCTTTAAATTTTTCTTTGACTTGGTTCAGCAGGGTTTTCAATACTGAGCGGTTAGAGATCACTTGGCTTTGTTCTGATATCCAGGCACCGAGTTGTGAGCCACGCGGACGCGAGGTGAAGTACTTGAATGATTCTGCTGCGCTGATTTTTTCGACATCGCCACTGATGCGAACTTGGCGTTCTAAATCTAACCAAGGAAAGAGAATCGAAGCTTTGGGGTTGGCATCCAGTTCTTTGGCTTTTGAACTTTGGTAATTGGTAAAAAATACGAAGCCGCGTTCATCAAAAGACTTCAACAAAACGGTGCGTACTTGCGGCATGCCATCGGCTGTGACTGTGGCCAGGCTCATGGCATTGACCTCTTTCAGTTGTGCCGTTCTGGCTTGTGCAAACCATTGTTCAAACTGCAACAAAGGGTTGGCATTTAAATCTTCTCGGTTTAAACCAAATTTTGTGTATTCGTTGCGAATTTCACCTATGTCCATCATATTACCTTCTGTTTCTGTACCAAACGCCCAAAGCAACCAAAAGCAACAACCCCGGCAGCACCAACAACATCAAAACGCTGTACAACAGGACTTGGTTTTTAGTTAAATGTATTTGGCTTTGAGCCATGCCGATTGTGGGTAAGTCGATGCGATCATCAATGCCCAACAACCAGTCCAATTGTCGCAATGACATTTCCAAATTACCACCTGATAACAAACGCCCATTGTTGACAAAGTCACTGTCACCAGTAACCAACAATCGTGATTCACCCATGACTTGTGCAGCTGCCAGAGTTTGCCCTTGTTCATTTTGCCACACTTGATCACTGGCGGTTTCAAAAGTCATCGCCTGATATAAGTCAATCGGCCTGTCGAATGATTGATTGATGGCATGGTCAGGAAAATCTTTAAGCACCAATGGGCCTGCATAAAAGCTGTCCAGCGGCATGACATCAAACAACAATGACAAATGGTTTTGTTGCTGTGCTTGCTCAGGTTCGGTCAGCCACCAGATGCTGACGCCTTGGGTTA
It encodes:
- the pdxH gene encoding pyridoxamine 5'-phosphate oxidase, producing the protein MDIGEIRNEYTKFGLNREDLNANPLLQFEQWFAQARTAQLKEVNAMSLATVTADGMPQVRTVLLKSFDERGFVFFTNYQSSKAKELDANPKASILFPWLDLERQVRISGDVEKISAAESFKYFTSRPRGSQLGAWISEQSQVISNRSVLKTLLNQVKEKFKEGEIPLPDAWGGYRIKPQQYEFWQGRASRLHDRFRFKKAGEGDWQVERLAP